A stretch of DNA from Oscillatoria sp. FACHB-1406:
GCTGGTTTTTTTCCTAGGACGAACAGTGCGAGAGGCTTGGAAATTCTTACTGAGTTCTATTGTATTTGGAGCTACAATCGTTACTGGAACTGGTTTTTTAGGAGAGATGTTAAAGATAGACCAGTTTCTACCTAAAAGTTTAGTCAACAGCGTCTACGGCTCCTACGATTATAAAATGACGCAGATATTTGATAATCCGGGTCCTGTTTGGACGTATTTAGCACCCGGTTTAGCTATTACATTATGGTTGAGTCTTTCAATGCGCGATCTGTATAGGAGAATTTTAGCGATCGCGTTATCCTGTTTCTTTACATTAGGAATTTTAGCGACGGGTCAACGAGGAGGATTTTTACTCTGCCTGCTTTATCTAACAATTTGCAGCATTTACTCCTCGATTAAAGGTTGGAAAAAACGAAACTTTCCGATTTTAATGATTGGAGGAGTAATATTAGCAGGCGTAGGTAGTAGTGTATACAGCTTGGTACGCAATCCTTTATTGATTTCTGAAACTGCTGGAAAAATTGGCTATTCCTGGAAGAGCGCTCCGATGTTCTTTGATGATATGCGTTATAAACTCTGGGTTGCAGCTTGGAATATATTTAGAGAATCGCCCCTTCTGGGACACGGGTATGCGAGTTGGTTTCAATTGAATTCGCAAGCTTTTAAATCAAACTCTTCGATCGGCGTATTTCATAGCGCTCATAACTGGTTTGTACAACTTCCTGTAGAATTTGGTTTATGTCACTCTACTATCTTTTTTTCTATAATCCTCCTCATTTTCTTGGTAGCTTTGCGTTGTCAAGATACTGCAAGCAAAAAAATATTAGTTATTTTACTGACAATAGCTTTTATTGTACCTTCTTTTTTAGGAAATCTTGATGACATCAGACCTGTATTTTATGCTCATATTATTTCATGGGCGACTCTGCTTGGAAAATATAGTGATAGAAATCTTGAGGCAAAAAATGCTTATAAATTTATTCATAAGAATGAAAAGATACGGATTTATAATATCTTCAATAAGAAAGTAATTTTAATTGTTCCCATAATGGCTGCACTGATAATAATATTTTGTTTTCTTAACTTTACCTGGGGAGGTTCCGCTTTTGAAGCTAATTTAGCTCAACCCAGTCGATCGGTTTTTCGATGGCTAGGGCAATCAGCTAACATTGCCACTTTTAGAACTGCGGAAAACAGAGCTTATTCATTGTCAGAACTACAACCCTTTGAAAAACCAATCGCAGTTCGCTTTAAAGATTTACAGATTGACGTAAATTCAGATGAAAGCATATCTCTAGCCTTAGAAAATGGTTCTAAATGGCTTCCAAAACGTCACCCCGTATCTTTTTCTAAAGGAATGCCTGATACTGCTCGCTGGATTAGCGCCGGAATTAACTATCCTTTCATACAATCTAACTTAGCCATTTCCTGGTCGAAAAGTTTATTTTGGTGGGAGGATTTTGGCGGAACTTTGGGGCGTTGGTGCGGGAAAGAATGTTGGTTTTTAGCAAAGAGTTGCGGCCATCGCGATCGCTTGGATTTTTCTCTATTCGCTCCGAGAAAGGATTTAACGGCAGCAACACCGCTCTCTATTGAGGTTACGACTTACCCGCTACCGACTGGCGGTACTTTTTCCAGTCAGACGCTAGCCAGTTTGCCACAACCGTTAGCCCAGCAGCAGTTCCAGTTACAAAATCCCGAAGAACGCCTAAGCGTCGGCGTTGAAGGGAAAAGAGATTTGGCATGGTATTTAGTGCGGGTTGGAACCCGTTCGACGCTAAATCCGAAGACGAGCGGTTTATCGGAGGATAATCGCGATTTGGGAGTGGTAGTGGGCGAGGCTGTTTGCAGCAACAATTAACTGCTGTGGTATGCGTTATACAGGCAATGGGCTACGATTCAGAAAGTTTCCGCAGAAAAGCTTGATGTTCTGCTGAGGCTAATCCTTCGTTTAAAATCGATAGTACGCGCTGCATATTTCCGGCTAATAATTCCCGCGTGGCTAACCATAAACCCGGAAAAGTTTGACTGCGAATGATTCCCGCCTCATCCATCGGTAAGGACACATATTTCCCTTCCTGCCAAACAAACCAGTCCAATTTTTGCTCGAAGACCTGCCAGACAAAGTATTCTTGCACCTGATTGCGCCGATAAGCGCGTTTCTTATCCCCTAAATCGATCGCGGCACCACTGGCAGCAATTTCAGCAATAAATTCGGGCGCACCTTCAATATAATCATCTTTGCTCAGTCGGGCTTGTCCGCCCCGTTGTTTGTCGAGGAATAAAGCAATATCGGGTTGAGGGGCGTTGTCGAGATCGAGACGCACTGTGGGATTATTGCCCAGCAGAACTCCCGGAGTAAAAGTTTGATAAATCCCAAACCAACTTATCAGATGAGCATGGGGTTCTGCGTGACTCTTAAACCTTACGCTCGCAGTTAGATAAACCACTCCTTCAATTAACTCTGCCTTCTTGAGATGGGGCATCGCATTGTAGCGGCGCTCAAATTCATAGCGATTCAGGCGATCGCCGTTTTCGAGTGGGGGGATACGTTGGGCAAAACTAACCATTGGGGAGCCTCGAGTTAAAGAGTTGGTTAACCGAGCATGGTTTTATTTTATTCAATTCAATGCCTCTAAAACTCGATCTGCTGAATTCGGGCCTTGGTCGTGCTGGTTTCTGCGGTACAGATAAAATTCCCCTCCAGCGATCGCGCTTATCGCTAGTCCTGTACTCATAACACTGCCGAGGAGTCCAAGGGTACTAATCAAAACCGCGATCGCGCCCGTAACCAACAGATACGCGATCGCGACTTGGGAATGCGTCCAACCGGATTGCTGGAGGCGTTGGTAGAGGTGGGTGCGGTGCGCTTTGAAGATATTTTCGCCCTTAAGGAGGCGGCGGCTGAGGGTGTAGGTGGCATCGCCGATAAGGGGGAAAGTAATGGGAAGGGCAGTCCAGAGGTGGGTAGGCGTGGGACTGTTGAGAAGCGCGATCGCGATACTAGCACCCAGAACGGTACTGCCGACATCGCCCATAAAGATTTTCGCGGGCGACCAATTCCAGTAGAGGAAGCCGAGGAGGGCGGCGACGAGCAGCCACCAGAGCGGTTGATTGAGGGTAACGGCAAGGAAGGCGAGTTGGAGGGCGGCGGTACTGGCAACGAGACCGTCGAGGCCGTCCATAAAGTTGTAGAAGTTGATAAAGGCGGTAAAGGCGATCGCGATAAAGGGAATTGCGAAAAGTGGCAGAGTGCCGAACTGGGCAATGGCGAGAGCAGCAGCGAGCAGTTGAACGAGGTAGCGGATTGAAGCGGGAACGTGACCGCGATCGTCGAGAAAGCCGATGAGAGCGAGGGGCGCGAGAACCAGTCCGACTGCGAGGGGGTTTGGATGGGTGAAGGCAGCCGTTAGCGCAAAGGCGAGGATAAAGCCCAGTCCGCCGCCGCGTGGAGTCGGGCGGGTGTGGGAACTGCGATCGTTTGGAATGTCGAGGAATCGGGTTTGGAAGTTCGCCTTGAGGAGCCCGGTGAAGACTAGGGCGAGGGCGCAACTTAACGCCATTAAAGGGATAAGGGGTATTTCAGTCATCGGTTATCACTCACACACACATCACACCATTTCATTTTACGTTTCGCGCAGGCGCATTTAGGGTTTTTCGACCGGCGCGATCGATTCCCGGAAGATTGGGTTGCAGATGCGAGCGGATTATAGCCTATATAGTGAGTTAAGAGCGCATACCAATTGCCCAATCGCACTGCACTAAATTTTTGCTGTAGCGGCATTGTAGCTCTGGGAGGATCGAGATATCCTAGAGATAGCGTAGTTAGTGGCAGATCGCGTCATTGCGATAAACTGAAATGAGTCTTAGAGAACAACTCCTCCACGCGATCGATGCTTTACCCAATAGTCGCCTCGCGATCGTTCTCCGCTTTGTTGATTCCCTTTCGGGACAACCGACGAAGACAACCGCGCGATCGTTTTTAGCTCATCTCCAAACGCTGAATGCTTGGTCGGGCGACGATCTCCAGGACTGCCTGGAAGCGGTTGAGAATTCACAGGGGTCAGCACGATTTGACTATGGTGTCAATCCTTTCGATTAATGTTTCTCCTCGATACGAATCATTGTAGTTCTGCGATTCTCGGCAATCTTCAAGTTCGCGATCGCCTTAATCGCATTGGAGATGGCGCGATCGCCACTTGTACGATTGTCGAGAGTGAGTTATTTGATATGGCTGCCCGCTCTCAACAGCGACAGGCAAATACGGATTTAGTTCGGCATTTTCTGGAAGGACTCTACATTTATCCGCTCGACGATATCACCGCTGAAGTTTATGGGACTCTCAAAGCAGGAATCTTCGCTCGCTACGCTCCCAAGGATAAAGCACAACGCCGGAGAACAAATCTTGAACAGTTGGGAGTTGGAGAGAACGATCTGTGGATTGCTGCGGTTGTACTTCAGCATCAACTCACTCTCGTAACGAGCGATCGAGATTTCCGACGCATTCAAGCTGTCGAGCCTTTTGAGATGGAATCTTGGCTGTAATTGTCGCGATCGCAGTTTGCGAGGCAACAGAAATTTGTGCGATTGAACTCTTTGCCCGAAAAGATAGCGATTTAGTCTTTAAATTGCTTTCAGATGATGCCTTCGGCACGCAAGATTTCAATTTCTTGGGCGAGTCCGATTTCAAGCGATCGCGGTTCGTAACCAAAATCTCGTTGGGCTGCTTCGTGGGAGTAAGCTTTGTCTTCCTGGAGGCGCAGGATTTGTTCGCGGCGGACAGGCGATCGCGCTCCAAGAATTTTTTCAGCAAAGGTTGCCGCTCCCAAACCGAGATTGTAGGGAACATATAGGGGACGCACGGGTTTTTCGAGGAGTTTTTCAACGAGGGCAAGGAGTTCGCGAAAGGTGACAACCGTTCCGCCAGAGAGGTCGTAGCTTCCTTTGATATTAGGGTTGAGGAGGACGGAAAGGAGAGCTTTTGCGAGGTCGTCGGCGTGGACGGGTTGGAGGAGGCAGTTACCGCTGCCGAAGACGGGGAAGAAACCGTAGCGATCGCAGAATTTTATCAATTTATGCAGATTTTTATCGCGGTGCGAACCGTAAATCATCGTCGGGCGGAGCAGGCAGTATGAACCTCTATAGGTTTGGAGTGTGCTTTCTGCTTGCTCGTAGTCTTGCGAGTATTGATTGTATTGAGAATAAACGCCTGTCGTTCCAATGATAATTAGGCGAGGCCACTGTTGAGCCTTCTTTAAAGAGTCTAGAATAACTGGAACGTGACGGAGTTGAGCAAGATGAATGATTGTGTTGAGCGTTTTCTCGCTGAGGAGACTTTCCCAATTTTGAGGAGTCGAGCTATCGCCGACAGAATAATACAGTTTTAGAGCGAGGCTATTGATTATGGAGCGATCGCTATCCGGACGAACTAGACAATGGACTTCCGCTTTTGGCTGTTCGCGGGTTAAGGCTTCGAGGAAAAGGCTTCCCATTAAGCCGGTTGCTCCTGTAATAACGATACTCATAAAAAACTTTAGTTACAAGGCTCATCTCTAATTATCGCAAACCTTAGAGTTTTTATCTAAAACGCTTTTGTATACGGCAAGCGTCTTTTGATACATTTCCTCAAACATAAAGTTTTGTTCGTAGTATCTTCTTGCCGCTTCTCCCATCTGCTTGCGGATATTTTCATTATTAACAAGAGTTAATATTCTAGTCCTCAGTATTTCAACATTCCCTTGAGGAACACAGTAACCTGTTTGACCTTCAACTATGGCTTCAGAAGCTCCCCCTACATCGGATACAATTGTCGGTAATCCTGCTCGCATCGCCTCTAAAGTAGTACGTGGAAAACCTTCCCAATTTGAAATCAACAGAAAAATCTGTGCTTTGGACAAAAATTTTGCTACATTAGTCTGAAAGCCCAAAAACTCTACCTTATCGAGCAATTCTAAATATTTAGCTTGATTATAAATTTCTGTATAATTTGAGCCATCTCCGACAAACTGAAGTTTGATATTTGGAATTCCTGTAATAGCTTGAAGTAAGGTTGAATGATCTTTTTGAGCATCCATTCGTGCTACCATAATCAGTCTTAAGGGATTGCTTTGAGCAGGGTTTGCCCGAAGGGAAGGTTCAATATCTGGCATTCCATTGTGAATCGTCACTAAATGAATAGGATTCATTCCTGCACTAATTCCCAAACTACGGTCGTACTCTGAAACACAAATAGTTTTAGAGCCTAAAGGCTGTATTAACTTCTCGACTATTCGGTAAGCTATTTTCTGAGGTTCAGGGACTCCATCGGTAAATGACCAACCGTGTGCTGTAAAAATGCAAGGCTTGCGATTAGAAAAATAACAAGCTAATCTGCCCAATATTCCGACTTTACTAGAATGAAGACTTATAATATCTGGGATAAATTCTTCAATCTTCTTTTGAATATCTTTCATGGCTTTAAAATCATTCATCGGGCTAATTGAACGCTTCAAACTTGGACAAGAAATAGCATCAATATTTAGAGAATTTAAAAGATCAATGTATTTTCCGGATGTGCCTGTTATAACTTTAATAGAATGATTGTCTTGTTTTAGTCTAAGAGCTAAATCTTTAACGTGAACTTGTGCTCCTCCAACTGTATCTGCTCTAGTGATTACAAATAAAATTTTCATAAGTTAAGAAAGTGCTTACACTGTTTTCTTTTTTGACCTTTATTATTAATTTTCAATATTTAATTATACAGGACTTAAAACAATTGAAAATCCTGAGATCGACAATTCTTTTTCATCCATATTTTTAAATGGAAATGCAAGCTTAGAACGAGGGGTTGGTAGTTGCTCCCATTGGCTCGTATAAATATGTGATATCTCAAAGCCAGCCTCTTTAAATATGTCTATCATTTCTGAGTATCGAATTCTATTCGTGTAGAAACCAGAACTTGACATAAAATTAGACTCCCAAATTTTCTCCGTAAATCTAAGATTGTTAAGGGCATCTCCTAAATGATCTTTTAGATCGACGGTGTGCGAACAGTAGCCTGTATCTTTAACAATTCTTCGCAACTCTTTGATAACGTCAGTAAATTCTCTTTTTTTGATGTGTTCTAAAACTGCTTGAGAAAATATAAAATCAACCGAATTACTAGGGATTTTTCGTAAAGAATCTAATCCTCTTGTTAAATAGAAAGCTTCATAACTCTTCAGTATATCTTCAAGGTTACTACAAGCACTTAGGTCTTTTGTTGGTAACTTTTCTGACTCTAAAAAAATATTAAAATTTCGATAGAATTCAACACTTCTGCTAGCGTAATATCCAGTATCTACTAAATAACTTTTTTTGCCGCCCAAGGAATAGTTGATTGCTGCCGCAAACAGACTATCTCCCGGTCCTAGTTCCAGTGTAGTAAAATCTTTAGCTAGTTTGCTTTCATTAAAATGTTTCTTGAAAACCCTATAAGCATAAGCCGCATCTTGCATACTACCGTGTCTAAAAATTGAGATATTTCTCCAAACATTATAAGGTAGTGGCAGCCTAGAAAATATTATTTTCAAGAGAATTTTTAGTTGCCAAGGTACATTTTTTTTTATAGAAATCATTGCGCTTCTGGTAGTAAAATAACTGACGCTACGTCTCAGAGAAATAATAAATTGACTATAAACTCCAATAATATATATTAGGAAATAAACTATTCGGATCGAGTGCTGATTTTACATCTATTAACACCGAAGAGGGTCGCAATTTTTTTAAAAGTTCAGCTAGGGGTAATTCCAAATAATATTGATGATTTACAGCAAAAATCATTCCATCTAAATTTGATAGTTCTGACCATACTGCCAGTTGAATTCCATATTCCCTTTGCGCTTCTTTATGATTAGCCAGCGGATCGTGAATGAGGGGATTAATGCCAAACTGTTGTAATTCTTGAACGATGTCAGGGATGCGGCTATTTCTCAAATCTGGGACGTTTTCTTTGAACGTTAATCCTAAAATTCCGATACGGGCATTTTTAATCGGTAAATTAGCTTTAACTAAGAGTTTAACCAGCCGTTGAGCGATATAATTTCCCATACTATCGTTGATTCGCCGTCCGGCTAGGATGACTTGAGGATTGTAGCCGAGTTCTTCTGCTTTTGTTGTAAGGTAGTAGGGGTCAACGCCGATACAGTGTCCGCCCACTAATCCGGGAGTGAAAGGTAAGAAATTCCATTTGGTTTGAGCGGCTTGGAGAACGTCGTGAGTGCGGATGTCTAAGCGATCG
This window harbors:
- a CDS encoding NAD-dependent epimerase/dehydratase family protein; its protein translation is MSIVITGATGLMGSLFLEALTREQPKAEVHCLVRPDSDRSIINSLALKLYYSVGDSSTPQNWESLLSEKTLNTIIHLAQLRHVPVILDSLKKAQQWPRLIIIGTTGVYSQYNQYSQDYEQAESTLQTYRGSYCLLRPTMIYGSHRDKNLHKLIKFCDRYGFFPVFGSGNCLLQPVHADDLAKALLSVLLNPNIKGSYDLSGGTVVTFRELLALVEKLLEKPVRPLYVPYNLGLGAATFAEKILGARSPVRREQILRLQEDKAYSHEAAQRDFGYEPRSLEIGLAQEIEILRAEGII
- a CDS encoding Uma2 family endonuclease, whose protein sequence is MVSFAQRIPPLENGDRLNRYEFERRYNAMPHLKKAELIEGVVYLTASVRFKSHAEPHAHLISWFGIYQTFTPGVLLGNNPTVRLDLDNAPQPDIALFLDKQRGGQARLSKDDYIEGAPEFIAEIAASGAAIDLGDKKRAYRRNQVQEYFVWQVFEQKLDWFVWQEGKYVSLPMDEAGIIRSQTFPGLWLATRELLAGNMQRVLSILNEGLASAEHQAFLRKLSES
- a CDS encoding methyltransferase domain-containing protein translates to MISIKKNVPWQLKILLKIIFSRLPLPYNVWRNISIFRHGSMQDAAYAYRVFKKHFNESKLAKDFTTLELGPGDSLFAAAINYSLGGKKSYLVDTGYYASRSVEFYRNFNIFLESEKLPTKDLSACSNLEDILKSYEAFYLTRGLDSLRKIPSNSVDFIFSQAVLEHIKKREFTDVIKELRRIVKDTGYCSHTVDLKDHLGDALNNLRFTEKIWESNFMSSSGFYTNRIRYSEMIDIFKEAGFEISHIYTSQWEQLPTPRSKLAFPFKNMDEKELSISGFSIVLSPV
- a CDS encoding type II toxin-antitoxin system VapC family toxin gives rise to the protein MFLLDTNHCSSAILGNLQVRDRLNRIGDGAIATCTIVESELFDMAARSQQRQANTDLVRHFLEGLYIYPLDDITAEVYGTLKAGIFARYAPKDKAQRRRTNLEQLGVGENDLWIAAVVLQHQLTLVTSDRDFRRIQAVEPFEMESWL
- a CDS encoding glycosyltransferase family 4 protein, whose protein sequence is MTEIPLIPLMALSCALALVFTGLLKANFQTRFLDIPNDRSSHTRPTPRGGGLGFILAFALTAAFTHPNPLAVGLVLAPLALIGFLDDRGHVPASIRYLVQLLAAALAIAQFGTLPLFAIPFIAIAFTAFINFYNFMDGLDGLVASTAALQLAFLAVTLNQPLWWLLVAALLGFLYWNWSPAKIFMGDVGSTVLGASIAIALLNSPTPTHLWTALPITFPLIGDATYTLSRRLLKGENIFKAHRTHLYQRLQQSGWTHSQVAIAYLLVTGAIAVLISTLGLLGSVMSTGLAISAIAGGEFYLYRRNQHDQGPNSADRVLEALN
- a CDS encoding glycosyltransferase family 4 protein; its protein translation is MKILFVITRADTVGGAQVHVKDLALRLKQDNHSIKVITGTSGKYIDLLNSLNIDAISCPSLKRSISPMNDFKAMKDIQKKIEEFIPDIISLHSSKVGILGRLACYFSNRKPCIFTAHGWSFTDGVPEPQKIAYRIVEKLIQPLGSKTICVSEYDRSLGISAGMNPIHLVTIHNGMPDIEPSLRANPAQSNPLRLIMVARMDAQKDHSTLLQAITGIPNIKLQFVGDGSNYTEIYNQAKYLELLDKVEFLGFQTNVAKFLSKAQIFLLISNWEGFPRTTLEAMRAGLPTIVSDVGGASEAIVEGQTGYCVPQGNVEILRTRILTLVNNENIRKQMGEAARRYYEQNFMFEEMYQKTLAVYKSVLDKNSKVCDN
- a CDS encoding O-antigen ligase family protein, with amino-acid sequence MKAQRVQLYYVALTIGLAAITIVYLLVPVYPAYTLPVTPDLFGVAVVSALLATAWKIGKPLTLPFVLRRSELIVIGLIWFNLLILIAPRAFLSLFKTPGQQWIPCKIIPGFAPKLECLMQAAVNQHYGIRNFFIFFTGVILATLVFFLGRTVREAWKFLLSSIVFGATIVTGTGFLGEMLKIDQFLPKSLVNSVYGSYDYKMTQIFDNPGPVWTYLAPGLAITLWLSLSMRDLYRRILAIALSCFFTLGILATGQRGGFLLCLLYLTICSIYSSIKGWKKRNFPILMIGGVILAGVGSSVYSLVRNPLLISETAGKIGYSWKSAPMFFDDMRYKLWVAAWNIFRESPLLGHGYASWFQLNSQAFKSNSSIGVFHSAHNWFVQLPVEFGLCHSTIFFSIILLIFLVALRCQDTASKKILVILLTIAFIVPSFLGNLDDIRPVFYAHIISWATLLGKYSDRNLEAKNAYKFIHKNEKIRIYNIFNKKVILIVPIMAALIIIFCFLNFTWGGSAFEANLAQPSRSVFRWLGQSANIATFRTAENRAYSLSELQPFEKPIAVRFKDLQIDVNSDESISLALENGSKWLPKRHPVSFSKGMPDTARWISAGINYPFIQSNLAISWSKSLFWWEDFGGTLGRWCGKECWFLAKSCGHRDRLDFSLFAPRKDLTAATPLSIEVTTYPLPTGGTFSSQTLASLPQPLAQQQFQLQNPEERLSVGVEGKRDLAWYLVRVGTRSTLNPKTSGLSEDNRDLGVVVGEAVCSNN